The following proteins are co-located in the Apium graveolens cultivar Ventura chromosome 5, ASM990537v1, whole genome shotgun sequence genome:
- the LOC141724646 gene encoding uncharacterized protein LOC141724646 yields MLQLIGGILFTDHQGSQVHCMFLLLIQNFDRCKTLSWGSGVLAFLYREMCKACKKGTEEIAGCVLLLQLWAWTRLPTLAPVSRGPYVDNGDIWGDLPGPFGLRWCAPKSYANSSSHVVYIDRLSLDVLVPDHFIWLPYADVLDKLSNICQEGSEIWCYKGPIICFHIIEPHEPDRCLRQFNIVQDIPSPPTIYSTDLHKMNLKGKTEIDWRDKHKEHILLWNNRLQSVNPIGNIGLGITDDYADWYANITCPYHTRVAAAQSHLFNILNHISSIASRVVSGDYNTIDIISKHGRRVLESQYSRGLRLDFSADDTLIDKEPVEVKLKRVGHKGGRGEVNATKKCRIHTDDVRNDNINDARCVHLKETAASIEHHVEVHEMDNRGIDRTPMSWFPNFDLIPDWSSWFPNFDLIPDWSQSREETTYVYPTPLPHPTSNLLSTVPLVQDDQQITRMLTNEKEDNRVEPMHVHPSFNLSCPEDFQPLVHEEQIIEQPPSVDNEHMHELIEQQLPAVEKQQPPPIEEQQPRPVEIEQPLPIQQENFPVDQQPQEEKEEWPPIPEEHQHLEHEHAIQLRPRKKKGPKCETDGY; encoded by the exons ATGTTGCAACTAATCGGTGGTATATTATTCACCGATCATCAAGGATCGCAAGTTCATTGTATGTTTCTGCTTTTGATACAGAATTTTGATCGTTGTAAAACATTATCTTGGGGTTCTGGTGTCCTTGCGTTCCTCTACAGAGAAATGTGCAAGGCTTGCAAAAAAGGAACGGAAGAAATTGCTGGTTGTGTGTTGTTATTGCAGCTATGGGCATGGACGAGACTACCTACCCTTGCTCCAGTTTCTCGTGGTCCATATGTGGACAATGGAGATATATGGGGTGATCTTCCCGGGCCATTTGGATTGAG GTGGTGCGCTCCCAAGTCATATGCTAATTCCAGTTCTCATGTTGTGTATATTGATCGCCTTTCACTTGATGTTCTAGTGCCAGATCACTTCATATGGTTGCCATATGCTGATGTACTTGACAAATTATCCAATATTTGTCAAGAAGGTAGTGAAATTTGGTGTTACAAGGGTCCAATAATATGTTTTCATATAATAGAGCCACATGAACCTGATAGGTGCTTGCGTCAATTTAACATAGTCCAGGATATACCATCACCTCCTACCATCTATTCTACTGATTTACACAAGATGAATTTGAAAGGCAAGACTGAAATTGATTGGCGTGATAAGCATAAAGAGCATATTCTTTTGTGGAATAACCGCTTGCAATCTGTCAACCCTATTGGTAACATAGGTCTCGGTATAACTGATGATTATGCTGACTGGTATGCCAATATCACTTGTCCATATCATACACGTGTTGCTGCTGCACAATCACATCTG TTTAATATACTTAATCATATATCCTCTATTGCCAGTCGTGTGGTAAGTGGAGATTACAACACTATTGATATTATTTCTAAACATGGCAGACGGGTATTAGAGTCTCAGTATAGTCGTGGGCTTCGTCTAGATTTTTCTGCTGATGACACACTTATCGATAAAGAACCTGTAGAAGTGAAACTGAAAAGGGTTGGTCATAAAGGGGGTCGTGGAGAAGTTAATGCTACAAAAAAATGTAGAATTCATACTGATGATGTGAGAAATGATAATATAAATGATGCCAGATGTGTTCATTTGAAAGAGACAGCAGCAAGTATTGAGCATCATGTGGAGGTTCATGAGATGGATAATAGAGGTATTGATCGTACACCTATGTCGTGGTTTCCCAACTTTGATTTAATACCGGATTGGTCGTCGTGGTTTCCCAACTTTGATTTAATACCGGATTGGTCGCAATCACGTGAGGAAACTACTTATGTTTATCCTACACCACTGCCGCATCCTACTTCAAACTTGTTGTCTACAGTGCCACTAGTACAAGATGATCAACAAATAACAAGAATGCTCACAAACGAGAAAGAAGACAATCGAGTAGAACCAATGCATGTGCATCCCTCTTTCAACTTATCGTGCCCTGAAGATTTTCAACCACTAGTGCATGAAGAACAAATAATTGAACAACCCCCGTCTGTTGATAATGAACACATGCATGAACTGATTGAGCAACAACTGCCAGCGGTTGAAAAGCAACAACCCCCACCTATTGAGGAACAACAGCCCCGACCTGTTGAGATCGAGCAGCCCCTCCCTATTCAGCAAGAAAATTTTCCAGTGGACCAACAACCccaagaagaaaaagaagagtGGCCTCCAATACCAGAAGAACATCAACATCTGGAACATGAACATGCTATACAGTTGCGACCTCGGAAAAAGAAAGGTCCAAAATGCGAGACAGATGGTTATTAA